Proteins from a genomic interval of Hippocampus zosterae strain Florida chromosome 14, ASM2543408v3, whole genome shotgun sequence:
- the capn3a gene encoding LOW QUALITY PROTEIN: calpain-3 (The sequence of the model RefSeq protein was modified relative to this genomic sequence to represent the inferred CDS: substituted 4 bases at 4 genomic stop codons) — MPYRPSGFFCDRLIRERERRDGEGTLNKPLRFNGQDFVALRQEYVQRGTLFNDDSFPASIESLGFKELGHKSNKVKNIVWKRPKEISEKPQFIVGGASRTDICQGDLGDCWLLAAIACLTLNEKLLYRVVPPDQSLTQDYAGIFHFQFWRYGDWVDVVIDDRIPTLNNQLVFTKSAERNEFWSALLEKAYAKLHGSYEALKGGNTTEAMEDFTGGVTEFYEMKEAPKDLYKIMKKALERGSLMGCSIDVSFAHCGVICNFFFVMLXVEGSESAMKVRLLSSLLLXSLELTLGTSIXPQLLLXTKDTLGCVCVPQSLVPARFETRTATGLVKGHAYSVTAVEECRPSQHKETKVRLVRLRNPWGQVEWNGPWSDNSKEWAALAMAEKEKLQHKSAEDGEFWMSFEDFKKNYTKIEICNLTPDALEDDKIHKWTVSVNEGRWVRGCSAGGCRNYPETFWTNPQYRLRLLEEDDDPEDSEVGCTFVVALMQKNRRKERRTGANLFTIGFAIYEVPKEMHGNKQHMPKDFFLVNSSRARCKSYINLREVTQRFRLSPGEYVIVPSTYEPHQEGEFILRVFSEKRNTSEEIENRIEADHPVPVPSSVEEENEEDEQFRIIFQEIAGNDMEVTANELRKVLNRVMSKYKNFSTEGFSLESCRSMIALMDMDGTSHLNFQEFRHLWNKIKQWQEIFQHYNPNQSGSINSYEMRNAVNDAGFRLNNQLYDIITMRYANERMNIDFDSFISCLVRLEAMFRAFQAFDQDGDGTIRLSVLEWLQLTMYA; from the exons ATGCCCTACAGACCGTCTGGCTTTTTCTGCGACCGGCTCATCCGCGAACGAGAGCGGCGCGACGGCGAAGGCACCCTCAACAAGCCGCTGCGCTTCAACGGCCAGGACTTTGTCGCCCTGCGGCAAGAGTACGTCCAGCGCGGGACCCTCTTTAACGACGACTCCTTCCCGGCCAGCATTGAGTCGCTGGGCTTCAAAGAGCTCGGACACAAGTCCAACAAGGTCAAGAACATCGTTTGGAAGAGGCCCAAA GAAATTAGCGAGAAGCCGCAGTTCATTGTGGGCGGGGCCAGTCGCACTGACATCTGCCAGGGGGATCTTG GTGACTGCTGGCTGCTGGCCGCCATAGCCTGCCTCACCCTCAACGAAAAGCTCCTCTACCGGGTGGTTCCTCCAGACCAGAGTTTGACACAGGACTATGCCGGAATCTTCCACTTCCAG TTCTGGCGCTATGGCGACTGGGTGGACGTCGTCATCGATGACCGGATCCCCACCTTAAACAACCAGCTGGTGTTCACAAAGTCAGCGGAGAGAAACGAGTTCTGGAGTGCCCTGCTGGAAAAGGCCTACGCAAA ACTGCACGGCTCCTATGAAGCCCTTAAGGGCGGCAACACCACCGAGGCCATGGAAGACTTCACAGGTGGGGTAACCGAGTTTTATGAGATGAAGGAGGCCCCCAAAGATCTCTACAAGATCATGAAGAAGGCTCTGGAGAGAGGTTCCCTCATGGGCTGCTCCATTGATGTGAGTTTCGCACATTGTGGCgtgatttgtaattttttttttgtaatgctttGAGTAGAAGGAAGCGAGTCAGCCATGAAGGTACGTTTGCTTTCATCACTCCTTCTTTGATCGTTAGAATTGACTTTGGGAACATCGATTTAACCACAATTATTGTTGTAAACAAAAGACACacttgggtgtgtttgcgtccCACAGTCCCTCGTCCCTGCTCGCTTCGAGACCCGTACTGCCACGGGTCTAGTGAAGGGTCACGCTTACTCTGTGACGGCGGTGGAGGAG TGTCGGCCCTCGCAGCACAAAGAGACCAAAGTGCGCCTCGTCCGTCTCAGGAACCCTTGGGGCCAGGTGGAGTGGAACGGACCCTGGAGCGACAA TTCAAAGGAGTGGGCCGCACTAGCCATGGCTGAGAAGGAGAAGCTACAACACAAGAGCGCAGAGGATGGAGAGTTCTG GATGTCCTTTGAGGACTTCAAGAAGAACTACACAAAGATCGAGATCTGCAACCTCACGCCCGACGCCCTGGAGGACGACAAGATCCACAAGTGGACTGTCTCTGTGAACGAAGGCCGCTGGGTTCGAGGCTGCTCGGCCGGAGGCTGCAGAAACTACCCTG AGACTTTCTGGACCAACCCTCAGTACCGCCTTCGCTTGCTGGAAGAGGACGATGACCCGGAGGACAGTGAGGTTGGCTGCACCTTCGTTGTGGCTCTAATGCAGAAGAACAGGCGGAAAGAGCGCAGGACGGGTGCCAATCTGTTCACCATTGGCTTTGCCATCTATGAG GTGCCAAAGGAG ATGCACGGCAACAAGCAACACATGCCCAAGGACTTCTTCCTGGTCAATTCATCAAGGGCGCGCTGCAAGTCGTACATCAACCTGCGCGAGGTCACCCAGCGCTTCCGGCTGAGCCCCGGAGAGTACGTCATCGTGCCGTCCACGTACGAGCCCCACCAAGAGGGCGAGTTCATCCTGCGGGTTTTCTCCGAAAAGAGGAACACGTCGGA GGAGATAGAGAACAGGATTGAGGCCGACCATCCCGTG CCCGTGCCATCCTCAGTGGAGGAAGAGAACGAGGAGGACGAGCAGTTCCGGATCATTTTTCAAGAGATTGCTGGCAAC GACATGGAGGTAACGGCCAACGAGCTGAGAAAGGTTCTCAACAGAGTCATGAGCAAGT ACAAGAACTTCAGTACAGAGGGCTTCAGCCTGGAGAGCTGCAGGAGCATGATAGCTCTGATGGAT ATGGACGGAACAAGCCACCTCAACTTTCAGGAGTTCCGCCATCTATGgaataaaatcaaacaatgGCAG GAAATCTTTCAGCACTACAACCCCAATCAGTCGGGCAGCATCAACAGCTACGAAATGAGGAACGCTGTTAACGATGCAG GCTTCCGCCTCAACAACCAGCTgtatgacatcatcaccatgCGCTACGCCAACGAGAGGATGAACATCGACTTCGACAGCTTCATCAGTTGCCTGGTCCGCCTCGAGGCCATGTTCA GGGCGTTTCAGGCGTTCGATCAGGATGGCGATGGTACTATCCGACTCAGTGTACTGGAG TGGCTCCAGTTGACCATGTACGCCTAA
- the znf106a gene encoding zinc finger protein 106 — protein sequence MARDRKCILCETVHASKQEMVEHLRSMLHHRELEKLKGRDCGHECRVCNVSLVSLTDYAGHISSPVHKQNVEKIKITPGGIHRDEDYFDHTLVELVQKRKEQIRKEKEAAAAKLVQESADAKKREIQQRIKEAKERQQLDRSAQHLPYGLSWNYSQYNCRGGQQNGFRASSPSLNGSAQNTQGKSATWHAQAPPNFQRWGSGNFQGSRSYSQDGALGSPGGSFSNPNRLPWLSNQGSSYGMYGRNNISQFSANNRQMSYNKPSPTYPPPPQFFASPMSSLENRADESLGLGSKGMATANCEPRGKQSLASNPKLDKSSRWSPYSVNKIVDSLPGKDTLPNQAEHPKGPKSQEKTARAFTSSGQERKETPKSKHLDRSADGPSKSQAEVHPKPQRTRTPPVGPLQAPKLPETCMKSLARSKWKSSWDSRQPETPRNTADGEPPKDPVQCPVTENKDKNCQQNATKPKSRHAAQSSQSCAAKENLSASSSESIQSLQVSTSSAKKPRPAASKRDDPENEKEAPTSPPRDGATKETEDDDSPKGEASSLDKTCDKASGLSKLDLPPVLKRDLTKHISTKTKTGGHEPNLHSARRIRNLSESRRADSEKDSGLKPTVRQLISHSGSRRKVNWEQVYQEVRKKQDKGKGMPRFGIEMVPNEDQSQEEDNMAMLENFPWELLMEISPPTTSRKRSLSESSLAPPSEHSLLQSKETPRRSPAAKESGGRPDAEQILNLAVEEAQKRADKLMSEKAKALRRSDCKTGEKSSGVEQMDGQGTAKRRRTPGDVQSQEASGLEQDNKRRKTKSKTADRLHIDQLLAVSLREEELSRSLQTAETQLVQARAALDFAYMEMQRAMVVKQQISVEMSTLREKRIELLKGMQANHTEAAKVPLIQPKQEKTDPAGSEPASVAPLCSLASIAALGRSASPPPSFSVAIAIKQEPPSPVGVSSESNLLDNVTCPEYITAAEVKPEPIEKTESDARSPSGLAESTEKPVQATFLPDSKDDVKLSASSRRSPETCGPADHLPTFETPQAPNASPGSLSELSSGKRVRKLKKRKVLEKAHSNALPESSDTEMDAEASRPRWSRQQRRASSGSGSTQVSTSSLPRGGDILMEEDAKPRKQEVEVKMETGATFEQPLGTTSFFPAAHIPDSSRSEQPSLACNEVTSTSDMDICKSSESEMSFPKMQWSSYTSSGIFEGHQESVNGMQIHNGLLYTCSGDRTIKAFDLMTHKCVAIFSGHTSKVSCLLVSASPCLQARLYSGSSDQTIRCYSLKTQELEQQFNMADRVLCLHYRWKFLYAGLANGTVVTFDLMTNKQRDVFECHAPRAVSCLATSQEGTRRILLAGSYDSTISVRDAKTGLLLRTLEGHTKTVLCIKVVNDLVFSGSSDQCVFAHNIHSGELLRIYKGHSHAVTVVTVVGKVMVTACLDKQVRVYDIQSREQLQVYTGHSDMVTSMTVHQSKIYTGCYDGSVQAVEFNLTQNYRCRWHGCTQVFGVMAHLQQHMVTDHVTNQQTLRCRWKDCEEFLCARNGSKQAMLAHVQKHADEAQPEP from the exons ATGGCAAGAGACAGGAAGTGCATCCTCTGCGAGACAGTCCATGCCTCCAAGCAG GAGATGGTTGAACACTTGAGAAGCATGCTGCACCACCGCGAATTGGAGAAACTTAAAGGGCG GGATTGCGGCCACGAGTGCCGGGTGTGCAATGTGTCGCTGGTGAGCCTGACCGACTACGCCGGCCACATCTCCAGCCCCGTGCACAAGCAAAACGTGGAGAAGATAAAGATCACGCCCGGCGGCATCCATCGTGACGAGGACTACTTTGACCACACGCTGGTGGAGCTCGTTCAAAAGAGGAAAGAGCAGATACG CAAAGAAAAGGAAGCAGCTGCTGCCAAGCTGGTCCAGGAGTCGGCGGACGCAAAAAAAAGGGAGATCCAGCAGAGGATAAAAGAAGCCAAGGAACGCCAGCAGCTTGACAGAAGCGCCCAGCATTTGCCGTATGGCCTCTCCTGGAATTATTCGCAATACAATTGCAGAGGCGGCCAACAGAACGGCTTCCGGGCATCTTCGCCCTCCTTGAATGGCAGCGCACAAAACACGCAAGGAAAAAGCGCCACCTGGCATGCTCAAGCGCCCCCCAACTTCCAGAGGTGGGGTTCGGGGAACTTTCAAGGCAGTCGCAGCTATTCGCAAGATGGTGCCTTGGGCTCCCCCGGGGGTTCCTTTTCCAACCCCAATAGACTGCCCTGGCTCAGTAACCAGGGCAGCAGCTACGGTATGTATGGCAGGAATAACATTTCACAGTTCTCAGCAAATAACCGACAGATGAGCTACAACAAGCCCTCGCCGACGTACCCGCCGCCACCGCAGTTTTTTGCCAGTCCTATGAGCTCTCTTGAAAACAGGGCTGATGAGAGCTTGGGGCTCGGGAGTAAAGGGATGGCAACAGCCAACTGTGAGCCCCGCGGCAAACAGAGTTTAGCCAGCAACCCAAAGCTGGACAAGAGCTCCCGCTGGTCTCCTTATTCAGTCAACAAGATAGTGGACTCCCTACCCGGCAAGGATACCCTGCCCAACCAAGCGGAACACCCAAAAGGGCCCAAAAGCCAGGAAAAAACAGCACGAGCATTCACGTCCTCTGGGCAGGAACGGAAGGAGACGCCGAAGAGTAAACACTTGGACCGCAGCGCAGATGGTCCTTCCAAGAGTCAAGCCGAAGTGCATCCAAAACCCCAAAGAACCCGAACCCCTCCTGTTGGACCCCTGCAAGCACCAAAGCTACCAGAAACCTGCATGAAGTCCTTGGCCCGGTCCAAGTGGAAGAGCTCTTGGGACAGCCGTCAGCCAGAAACGCCTCGAAACACCGCTGACGGGGAGCCGCCCAAGGATCCGGTGCAGTGTCCAGTTACGGAGAACAAGGATAAGAACTGCCAGCAGAACGCAACAAAACCGAAATCAAGGCACGCTGCTCAGAGTTCTCAGTCTTGTGCGGCCAAGGAAAATCTCTCGGCATCCTCTTCTGAGAGCATCCAGTCCCTGCAGGTCAGCACCTCCAGCGCCAAGAAACCACGGCCCGCGGCCTCAAAACGTGACGACCCGGAGAACGAGAAGGAAGCTCCCACCTCGCCGCCACGCGACGGAGCCACGAAGGAAACGGAAGATGATGATAGTCCCAAGGGAGAGGCCTCCAGTTTGGACAAAACATGCGACAAGGCGTCCGGCTTGTCCAAACTCGACCTGCCTCCCGTTCTCAAGCGCGACCTGACCAAGCACATCAGCACCAAGACCAAGACGGGCGGCCACGAACCCAACCTCCACAGCGCCAGGCGCATCCGCAACCTGAGCGAGTCGCGGCGGGCGGACAGCGAAAAGGACTCCGGACTCAAGCCGACTGTGCGGCAGCTCATCAGCCACTCGGGGTCCCGTCGGAAGGTCAACTGGGAGCAGGTGTACCAGGAGGTGCGCAAGAAACAGGACAAGGGGAAAGGAATGCCCAG GTTCGGTATTGAAATGGTCCCAAATGAAGACCAGAGCCAGGAGGAGGACAACATGGCGATGCTGGAGAACTTTCCTTGGGAGTTGCTAATGGAGATCTCTCCTCCCACCACCTCCCGCAAGCGCTCCCTCTCCGAGAGCAGCCTGGCTCCGCCTTCTGAGCACTCGCTCCTGCAATCCAAGGAGACCCCGCGGAGGTCCCCCGCCGCCAAGGAGAGCGGCGGCCGGCCCGATGCCGAGCAGATTCTCAACCTCGCTGTGGAGGAAGCTCAAAAGCGAGCCGATAAGCTGATGTCAGAGAAGGCCAAGGCGCTCCGGAGATCCGACTGCAAGACGGGGGAGAAAAGTTCCGGAGTCGAGCAGATGGACGGACAGGGAACAGCGAAGAGGCGAAGAACGCCCGGG GATGTTCAGAGCCAAGAGGCTTCTGGTCTGGAGCAAGACAACAAAAGACGAAAGACCAAATCCAAAACAG CGGATCGCTTACACATCGACCAGCTTCTGGCCGTGTCGTTGCGAGAAGAGGAGCTGAGTCGCTCGCTGCAGACGGCGGAAACCCAACTGGTCCAAGCGCGGGCGGCACTGGATTTCGCCTACATGGAGATGCAGAGAGCCATGGTGGTCAAACAGCAG ATCTCCGTCGAGATGAGCACACTCCGAGAAAAACGAATTGAGTTATTAAAAGGGATGCAAG CCAACCACACGGAGGCGGCCAAAGTACCTCTTATCCAACCGAAACAGGAGAAGACGGACCCCGCAGGAAGTGAACCGGCCTCTGTGGCTCCGTTGTGCTCTCTCGCGAGCATTGCAGCTCTTGGTCGGAGCGCTTCGCCCCCGCCATCGTTCTCCGTTGCCATAGCCATCAAGCAGGAGCCCCCGTCCCCCGTGGGAGTCAGCAGTGAATCGAACCTTTTGGACAATGTAACATGCCCCGAGTACATAACCGCAGCGGAAGTCAAGCCTGAGCCAATAGAAAAAACTGAAAGCGATGCCCGGAGTCCGTCGGGATTGGCAGAGTCCACGGAAAAACCCGTTCAGGCCACCTTCCTCCCCGACTCCAAAGATGACGTGAAGCTGTCGGCGTCCAGCAGGAGGAGCCCCGAGACATGCGGCCCTGCCGATCACTTGCCGACATTCGAGACACCCCAAGCGCCAAACGCTTCACCCGGTTCGCTCTCAGAGTTGAGCAGCGGCAAACGAGTGAGGAAGCTGAAGAAGAGGAAGGTGTTGGAAAAGGCTCACAGCAACGCGCTGCCGGAGAGCAGCGACACCGAGATGGATGCCGAGGCCTCCAGGCCCAGGTGGTCTCGACAGCAAAGGAGGGCCAGCAGTGGCAGCGGCAGCACTCAGGTCAGCACCTCCTCGCTACCGCGAGGGGGTGACATTTTGATGGAGGAAGACGCCAAGCCTCGCAAACAGGAGGTGGAGGTAAAGATGGAGACGGGCGCAACCTTCGAGCAGCCCCTCGGGACCACCTCGTTCTTTCCTGCAGCTCACATCCCGGACTCGTCCAGAAGCGAGCAGCCGAGTCTGGCCTGCAATGAGGTCACCTCCACCAGCGATATGGACATCTGTAAATCATCTGAGAG TGAAATGTCCTTTCCAAAGATGCAATGGAGCtctt ACACATCGTCCGGCATCTTTGAGGGCCACCAGGAGTCGGTGAACGGCATGCAGATCCACAACGGCCTGCTCTACACATGCTCGGGGGACCGCACCATCAAAGCCTTCGACTTGATG ACTCACAAGTGCGTTGCTATCTTTTCCGGACACACGTCCAAAGTGAGCTGCTTGCTAGTGTCGGCTTCCCCCTGCCTGCAAGCCCGCCTGTACTCGGGCTCCAGCGACCAGACCATACGCTGCTACAGTCTCAAG ACGCAGGAATTAGAGCAGCAGTTCAATATGGCAGATCGGGTCCTGTGCCTCCACTATCGATGGAAGTTCCTCTACGCCGGTCTAGCAAACGGCACTGTGGTTACCTTTGATCTTATG ACCAACAAGCAACGGGACGTGTTTGAATGCCACGCGCCACGGGCCGTCAGCTGCCTGGCCACGTCGCAGGAGGGTACGCGGCGCATCCTGCTGGCGGGCTCCTACGACAGCACCATCAGCGTGCGCGACGCCAAGACCGGTCTACTGCTGCGCACGCTGGAAGGACACACCAAGACCGTCCTTTGCATAAAG GTTGTGAACGACTTGGTGTTTAGCGGCTCCAGTGACCAGTGTGTCTTCGCGCACAACATCCAT AGCGGCGAGCTGTTGCGCATCTACAAGGGCCACAGTCACGCCGTCACCGTGGTCACGGTCGTGGGGAAGGTGATGGTGACCGCCTGCTTGGATAAGCAGGTCCGGGTCTACGACATACAG TCTCGAGAACAGCTGCAGGTGTACACCGGACATTCGGACATGGTGACGAGCATGACGGTGCACCAGAGCAAA ATTTACACCGGCTGCTATGATGGCAGTGTGCAGGCCGTCGAGTTCAATCTGACGCAGAACTACCGCTGCAgg TGGCACGGCTGCACACAAGTTTTCGGCGTCATGGCGCACCTGCAACAGCACATGGTCACCGACCACGTCACCAACCAGCAAACGCTCCGATGTCGCTGGAAGGACTGCGAGGAATTTCTCTGCGCTCGCAACGGCTCCAAGCAG GCGATGCTCGCGCATGTGCAGAAGCACGCCGATGAGGCCCAACCGGAGCCTTGA